One window of the Salvia splendens isolate huo1 chromosome 1, SspV2, whole genome shotgun sequence genome contains the following:
- the LOC121747297 gene encoding BEL1-like homeodomain protein 9, with protein MAEGFEAYHVPQQSRRDKLRVGCVDSLIPLYDPSLIFNNQTFNNHHHQHIYANAAADPAIQDISLVFDHPAQSLSLSLSSHLPLELNPPAPVSVPLGPFTGYASVLKGSRFLKPAQQLLEELCDVGRGLYADKVGLIDSEHPPPLDSCTGAHDSLHAAHQNRNKSTLLSMLDEVYKRYKQYYQQMQAAVAAFESVAGLSGAAPFANLALKAMSKHFTTLKNAITDQLHFTSKSHGKINVDRDETQHVENSSRGGSYGQKPFHAGFVDQPIWRPQRGLPERAVTVLRAWLFEHFLHPYPTDTDKLMLAKQTGLSRNQVSNWFINARVRLWKPMVEEIHMLETRQSQKGSQREEVSEHLPTSCSIEGENASTSIQRSGDFPLKRSREDPTEAPGGQQMKMAYDNLLHNPQHHMGVGLSGGGGGSGGVSLTLGLHQNSVGLGDAYPLNAARRFGLDSHGEGYVVSGFAAQNRQFGRDIIDGQIMHDFVG; from the exons ATGGCTGAAGGATTTGAAGCATATCATGTCCCACAGCAAAGCAGAAGAGATAAGCTGAGAGTGGGATGCGTAGACTCCTTAATCCCTCTCTACGATCCATCTCTAATCTTCAACAACCAGACCTTCAACAATCATCATCACCAACACATCTACGCCAACGCCGCCGCCGATCCCGCTATTCAAGACATCAGCCTCGTTTTCGACCATCCCGCCCAGagcctctccctctccctctcttcgcACCTCCCTCTCGAATTGAATCCTCCGGCGCCGGTGTCGGTGCCGCTGGGGCCCTTCACCGGCTACGCCTCCGTGCTCAAGGGCTCGCGCTTCTTGAAGCCGGCGCAGCAGCTGCTCGAGGAGCTTTGCGATGTCGGGAGAGGCTTGTATGCCGACAAGGTTGGCCTAATTGATTCCGAGCACCCTCCGCCACTTGACTCCTGCACTGGGGCCCACGACTCACTCCACGCCGCCCACCAGAATAGGAACAAATCCACCCTACTCTCCATGCTTGATGAG GTTTACAAGAGGTACAAGCAATATTACCAGCAGATGCAGGCTGCTGTAGCTGCGTTCGAATCTGTTGCTGGACTGAGCGGCGCAGCCCCTTTTGCGAATCTGGCTTTGAAGGCCATGTCGAAACATTTCACAACTTTGAAGAATGCTATTACTGATCAGCTGCACTTCACATCCAAGTCTCACGGCAAGATCAATGTAGACAGAGATGAAACGCAACATGTCGAGAATTCAAGCCGAGGTGGGTCGTACGGCCAGAAACCGTTTCATGCTGGATTTGTCGATCAACCCATCTGGCGCCCTCAAAGAGGCCTCCCTGAGCGCGCTGTCACTGTCCTCCGCGCTTGGCTGTTCGAACACTTCCTGCATCC TTATCCGACTGACACTGACAAGCTAATGCTGGCGAAACAGACGGGCCTCTCGAGGAACCAG GTTTCGAACTGGTTTATAAACGCAAGAGTGCGGCTATGGAAGCCGATGGTGGAGGAGATACACATGTTGGAGACGCGGCAGAGCCAAAAGGGCTCACAGAGAGAAGAGGTAAGCGAGCATCTCCCCACGAGCTGCTCTATCGAGGGAGAAAACGCGTCCACCTCGATCCAGAGAAGTGGAGATTTCCCCTTGAAACGCAGCCGGGAGGACCCGACTGAGGCTCCCGGAGGGCAGCAGATGAAAATGGCGTACGACAATCTGCTGCATAATCCCCAGCATCATATGGGCGTTGGTTtgagtggtggtggtggtggtagcgGTGGTGTTTCGTTAACTCTGGGGCTCCATCAAAACAGCGTGGGATTGGGAGATGCGTATCCGTTGAATGCAGCACGTCGTTTCGGGCTGGATTCGCATGGGGAGGGCTACGTGGTGAGCGGGTTCGCAGCGCAAAATCGACAGTTTGGGAGAGACATAATCGATGGACAAATCATGCATGATTTTGTTGGATGA
- the LOC121772446 gene encoding uncharacterized protein LOC121772446, with protein LARFCRAVVEAFKDTYLRKPTTDDVSKLVDMHEQAHGFPGMLGSIDCMHWQWKNCPTAWRGQYTSGHKGTHPTIVLEAVADCRLWIWHAYFGFAGSNNDLNVLNESPLFNELCAGRAPNVEFTANHRRYSMGYYLADGIYPRWPVFVKTITMFFI; from the exons ctcgctagattctgtcgggcagtcgtcgaagcattcaaggatacgtacttgagaaagccaacgaccgacgacgttagcaagttggtcgacatgcacgagcaggcccacggcttcccggggatgcttggaagcatcgactgtatgcactggcagtggaagaattgtccaacggcttggagaggacaatacactagcgggcacaagggcacacatcccacgattgtgttggaggccgttgccgattgcagattgtggatctggcatgcctactttggtttcgcggggtccaacaacgacctcaatgtgttgaacgagtctccattgttcaacgaGTTGTGTGCTGGGCGAGcaccgaacgtagagttcacggccaaccaccgtcggtatagtatggggtactatctggcagacgggatctaccctcgatggcccgtgttcgtgaagactatcaca ATGTTTTTCATATGA
- the LOC121798263 gene encoding DEAD-box ATP-dependent RNA helicase 48-like, with protein MPQSLSSAKSLSGNPIWGHSLCLTNKLSHLSLKTTPIRMGGGPRTYPGGVSKWQWKRMQAKKAKQLLKARLDRERQIYEMRKRAELKAAVSELERPWEAVEKPPNLFSISADDQLKVLADRFQKPGGLDLWSERDGSELFRPDNDFPSSRFFPKGVVHSIQPYRKSGKSDAIEEDLGINEDGVNEGGMEPRVGRSDGENRNMKGKLRKKGNRNMYKSAESERLSFGNSSREFRSSNGVKKGQNVEFDMSLQNDGFEVGELR; from the coding sequence ATGCCGCAATCTCTGTCATCTGCAAAATCTCTCTCCGGCAACCCGATATGGGGCCATTCACTGTGCCTCACCAACAAACTCTCGCACCTCTCCCTCAAAACGACGCCGATTAGGATGGGCGGCGGGCCCCGAACCTACCCGGGAGGGGTCTCCAAGTGGCAGTGGAAGCGAATGCAGGCCAAGAAAGCCAAGCAGCTGCTCAAAGCCCGTTTGGACCGAGAACGCCAGATTTACGAGATGAGGAAGCGGGCCGAGCTAAAGGCCGCCGTCTCCGAGCTCGAACGCCCCTGGGAGGCCGTCGAAAAGCCGCCCAATTTGTTCTCCATCAGCGCCGATGACCAATTGAAGGTCCTCGCGGATAGGTTTCAGAAGCCCGGCGGCCTTGATTTGTGGTCTGAGAGGGACGGCTCGGAATTGTTCCGCCCCGACAATGACTTCCCCTCTTCCCGATTTTTCCCCAAAGGGGTTGTTCATAGCATTCAACCCTATCGAAAATCGGGGAAATCGGATGCTATTGAAGAGGATTTGGGGATTAATGAAGATGGTGTGAATGAAGGAGGAATGGAGCCGAGAGTGGGAAGGTCGGATGGCGAAAATCGGAACATGAAGGGGAAATTAAGGAAGAAGGGAAATAGGAACATGTACAAGAGTGCCGAATCGGAAAGATTGAGTTTTGGAAATTCTTCTAGAGAATTTAGGAGTAGCAATGGTGTAAAGAAGGGTCAGAATGTGGAATTTGATATGAGTTTGCAAAATGATGGGTTTGAAGTTGGAGAGTTGAGGTAG